One window from the genome of Bacteroidota bacterium encodes:
- a CDS encoding T9SS type B sorting domain-containing protein codes for KVTTVAATDITFTDMSTIGQGAISKYEWELGDPLNSKSSAKNPFFEYPTDTGKYIITQTITSDMGCESVHIDTLTINPDITVFVPNAFTPNKYGPERNNRFYVTAEGFLGFEIYIFNRWGEKVYYSTDINEGWDGQFKGDFAQQDVYTYVVNVTSFSGKQYSFYGTVTLLR; via the coding sequence GGAAAGTAACTACAGTGGCAGCTACCGATATCACCTTTACAGACATGAGTACAATCGGACAGGGAGCTATCAGCAAATACGAATGGGAATTGGGTGACCCTCTTAACAGTAAGAGCAGTGCTAAGAACCCATTTTTTGAATACCCTACCGATACCGGTAAATACATCATCACCCAAACCATTACCAGTGACATGGGTTGTGAATCGGTACACATCGACACCTTGACTATCAACCCTGATATCACCGTGTTTGTACCTAACGCGTTTACTCCTAACAAATACGGACCTGAACGTAACAACCGTTTCTACGTAACTGCAGAAGGGTTCTTAGGGTTTGAGATTTATATCTTCAACCGTTGGGGTGAGAAAGTGTACTACTCAACCGATATCAACGAAGGATGGGACGGTCAGTTCAAAGGAGACTTTGCACAACAGGATGTTTACACCTATGTGGTGAATGTTACCAGCTTCTCAGGCAAACAATACAGCTTCTACGGAACTGTTACTTTGTTGCGATAA
- a CDS encoding putative metal-dependent hydrolase produces the protein MDIEQLKYPIGKYTPPETITTAHIAEWATSIATLPQHLEEAVKGLTESQLDTPYRPDGWTVRQVVHHLADSHMNAFIRFKLTITEDNPTIKPYFEDRWAQLADSSMPVDVSITLLKALHARWIVLLQSLSSDDLERTYFHPQYQYTVPLARVVGLYAWHSNHHLGHITALKERNNW, from the coding sequence ATGGACATTGAACAACTTAAATACCCTATTGGGAAATATACACCCCCTGAGACTATTACTACTGCTCACATTGCTGAGTGGGCAACCTCCATTGCAACACTTCCGCAACATCTTGAGGAAGCCGTTAAAGGGTTAACCGAAAGCCAGTTAGATACTCCTTACCGCCCCGACGGCTGGACAGTGAGGCAAGTAGTTCACCACCTTGCTGATAGTCACATGAATGCGTTTATCCGTTTCAAATTGACTATAACTGAAGACAACCCTACTATTAAACCCTACTTTGAAGACCGTTGGGCGCAATTAGCCGACTCATCAATGCCTGTTGATGTATCTATAACTTTGTTAAAAGCACTACACGCCCGATGGATTGTTCTGCTACAATCGCTTTCTTCGGATGATTTAGAAAGAACCTATTTCCATCCCCAATACCAATATACGGTTCCGTTGGCAAGGGTTGTAGGATTGTACGCATGGCACAGTAACCATCATTTAGGGCACATTACTGCTTTAAAAGAACGAAACAACTGGTAA